The nucleotide window GGGCAATGCCATGTAGTTACGTACATTGGCCGGGTTAACGCCGCCGGTTGGGCAAAAGCGAATATCGCCGAACGGGCCGCCAAAGGCCTTGATCGCCGCCACGCCGCCGCTGATTTCCGCCGGGAACAACTTGAACCTGCGGTAGCCCAGGGCATAGCCCATCATGATTTCAGAGGGCGTACTGATGCCTGGCAGCAGCGGGATTTCGCTGTCCACGCCCGCTTCGAGAATGTCCTGGGTAATGCCCGGGGTGACGACGAACTGCGCGCCGGCAGCCTCGACGGCGGCGAACATGCTGCGATCCAGTACAGTGCCTGCGCCAACGCACAACTCCGGGCGCTGCTCACGCAGCACCTGGATGGCCTTGAGCCCATGCTGGGAACGCAGGGTCACTTCCAGGGTACGGATACCGCCGGCGGCCAGGGCATCTGCCAGCGGCAGGATGTCTTCCTCACGGGCGATGGTAATGACCGGCAGGATGCGCGCCTTTTCGCAGATGGCATCGATCCGGGCGGCCTTGTCGGCCATCGAGAGCTTTGGCTGTGGGCGTTCGAGGGTGGTCATGACAGTGGATCCTTGGCTCATGGGCACCAGTAGATGTCCAGGGGGTCGTGAAGAAAAGCGCGAATCGGCATTTCAGTAAGGTCGTTGCCAGCCAGCGCGGCGCGCAGGGTAGCGAGTTTGCCCGGCCCTTGCACGGACAGCGCGATGAAGGCGGCGCTGGCCAGCAGCGAGCGGGTCATCGACAGGCGCTGGTGCGGCACGCTCGGCGCCAGCAACGGCAGGCAGCGACGCGTGCTGGCCAGGTCCAGGCCTGCTTCCAGGTTGGGGCTGGCGGGGAACAGCGAGGCGGTATGGCCATCGTCACCCATGCCCAGCACCAGCACGTCGATCGGCGGCAGCCCGGTCAAGGCCTGGTCGGCCTTGAGCGCAGCGGCATCAAGGTTTTCCGCCTGCTGGTACAGGCCAACAAAGCGGGCCTTGGCCGCCGCACCCGTGAGCAGGTGGCGGGCCAACAGGCCAGCGTTGCTGTCAGCATGCTCCACCGGCACCCAGCGCTCATCGGCCAGGCTGACGGTAACCTTGGCCCAGTCCAGGGGCTCACTGGCCAGCTTCTCAAGGAATGGCACCGGGCTGCGGCCACCAGACAGCACCACGCAGGCCTGGCCCTTGGCAGCAATGGCTGCACGAAGGCGCTCGGCCACATCGTGGGCCAGGGTTGCAGCCAGCGTCTTGGCGTCGGCCAGCTCGTGGACCTTCACGGCCGCCGGCAATTTCAGTTCAGATATCCCCATACCACGCCCTCCCATCGCGTGTAATCAATGCAATCGAGCTCATCGGCCCCCAGGAGCCCGCCGCGTAAGGCTTGGGCGCATCGCCCGCATTACGCCAGCCGGCGATCAACTGGTCGCACCACTTCCAGGCATATTCGATTTCGTCCTTGCGCACGAACAGGTTCTGGTTGCCACGCATCACTTCGAGCAACAGGCGCTCGTAGGCATCCGGAATCCGCGTACTGCGCCAGGTGTCGGAAAAATTAAGCTGCAACGGGCCGCTGCGCAGTTGCATGCCTTTGTCCAGGCCCTGCTCCTTGGTCATCACCCGTAAAGAAATGCCTTCGTCCGGTTGCAGGCGAATGATCAGCTTGTTACCGATTTGCAAACGCTGTTCCGGGGCGAAGATGTAGTGCGGCGTTT belongs to Pseudomonas putida NBRC 14164 and includes:
- a CDS encoding bifunctional 4-hydroxy-2-oxoglutarate aldolase/2-dehydro-3-deoxy-phosphogluconate aldolase, which gives rise to MTTLERPQPKLSMADKAARIDAICEKARILPVITIAREEDILPLADALAAGGIRTLEVTLRSQHGLKAIQVLREQRPELCVGAGTVLDRSMFAAVEAAGAQFVVTPGITQDILEAGVDSEIPLLPGISTPSEIMMGYALGYRRFKLFPAEISGGVAAIKAFGGPFGDIRFCPTGGVNPANVRNYMALPNVMCVGGTWMLDSSWIKNGDWARIEACSAEAIALLDAN
- the pgl gene encoding 6-phosphogluconolactonase gives rise to the protein MGISELKLPAAVKVHELADAKTLAATLAHDVAERLRAAIAAKGQACVVLSGGRSPVPFLEKLASEPLDWAKVTVSLADERWVPVEHADSNAGLLARHLLTGAAAKARFVGLYQQAENLDAAALKADQALTGLPPIDVLVLGMGDDGHTASLFPASPNLEAGLDLASTRRCLPLLAPSVPHQRLSMTRSLLASAAFIALSVQGPGKLATLRAALAGNDLTEMPIRAFLHDPLDIYWCP